The sequence TGCCGTCCATGGTGCCCACCGCCGCCTGCATCTGCTCGGGGTCCCGGCTCACCAGGAACTCGTCCGCGCCCAGCCGctccagcgcctcctcgcgcttcccgGGCGAGGTGCTGATGACGGTGACCCGCATCCCGAACGCCTTGCCGAACTTGACGGCGACGTGGCCGAGGCCCCCGAGGCCGACGACGCCCAGGTGCTTCCCCGGCGCGTTCAGGCCGAAGCGCATCATCGGGCTGTACACCGTGACGCCGGCGCAGAGCAGCGGCGCGGCCTTGTCCAGCGGCAGCCCGTCTGGGACGCGGACCACGTAGTCCTCGTTCACGAGCATGACGTCGGAGAAGCCTCCCTGGGTGACCGCGCCGCCGTGCTCGGGGTCGATGCCGTTGGAGGTGAGCACCATGCTGGAGCAATAGTTCTCGTAGCCGTTGCCGCAGCTCTCGCAGGAGCGGCACGACCCGACAAAGTAGCCCACGCCCACCGTGTCGCCGGCCTTGAACTTGCTGACGCCGCTGCCGACGCTGGTCACCACGCCCAGGATCTCGTGCCTGCCCAAGGCCATTATCTCACTCCAGCACCACGTAAAATTTGTTCCATCATGTTGAGGGATTTAATTACCCGGGAACAACGGGGTACATGGCGGTGCCCCACTCGTTCTTGATGGTGTAGAGGTCAGTGTGGCAGATCCCGCAGTAGAGCACCTTGATCGTCACATCATCATCTTTTTGAGCCCTGAAATGTAATTAACTGTCAGTGACCCCACCAGCTGACTGACCTCCCAGCTGAACATAGCAATCCAGCAAAGGACCACAACCGCAAGACGACTATCTCATTCTGTAAGTGCAACCAACTTAAGATGTCTGAAGTCTCTGAACTTAGCAACCAAAATCGTAGAAAACGCCTGATTTAACATTTTGTCAATGTGTTTCTAAAAAAAGAAACGTTTTGTCCATGTGTGTTGATAACTTTTGGGTTTTTTGCCTTCTTTATTTTTGTACAAGACTCAAGCTGTAACATTCACGAAATCCTCTGATTCTATTATATACTCCTacctttgtctcaaaaaaaattatACTCCTACCTTTCAatcctaagagcatggttaataatatagctagctgctggctatatgatgttgccatgtcacataTAGTCAAGCTTATAGCCAACAAGTACAATAACTAGATATAAATATGTACTACTTTGTTGATACATGGCCCACCCCAGTCTCTCACAAagtacctaggagcacgtgctgcagctggctgttaactagtagcccgcttctcttctctcttctcttctctctcttccaagtaagcaagaatataatatttaatgtcttacagcctgcctacatcaccttattatacttgctctaacaGAACATGCTATATCTCGAGAGCCTAGACTGAACTCATTAACTAGCAACTGTATATCTCTAggacacatactccctccgtccacgaataagtgtacatctagcttttgtcttaagtcaaagttttaataCTTTGACCAAATTCTTAGGAAAGAGTAAAAGCATTTATGGCAccaaattagtatcactagattcgttttgaaatatactttcataatatatcaatttgatgtcatatatgttactagtattttttataaagttggtcaaaattttaaaactttgacttagaacaAAACCTAAATGTACACTTACTCACGGACGGATGGAGT comes from Triticum aestivum cultivar Chinese Spring chromosome 5B, IWGSC CS RefSeq v2.1, whole genome shotgun sequence and encodes:
- the LOC123111914 gene encoding probable cinnamyl alcohol dehydrogenase 8D; its protein translation is MSHHFHLSSSVLPLSFFPGELGARFSPAEPRHLASSVGVAAASPSRALRPHMAKAVAKEVGAQEAAQGSAALGWAARDASGVLSPFDFSRRAQKDDDVTIKVLYCGICHTDLYTIKNEWGTAMYPVVPGHEILGVVTSVGSGVSKFKAGDTVGVGYFVGSCRSCESCGNGYENYCSSMVLTSNGIDPEHGGAVTQGGFSDVMLVNEDYVVRVPDGLPLDKAAPLLCAGVTVYSPMMRFGLNAPGKHLGVVGLGGLGHVAVKFGKAFGMRVTVISTSPGKREEALERLGADEFLVSRDPEQMQAAVGTMDGILDTVSAWHPISPLFALMKPMGQMVFVGGPTKPLELPAYAIVPGGKGIAGNCVGGMRDCQAMLEFAAKHGITAEVEVIKMDYVNTALERLAKNDVRYRFVIDIAGSLGSTS